From one Magnetococcales bacterium genomic stretch:
- a CDS encoding CBS domain-containing protein, with protein MSEQRQIMTAKDLMKAGVVTIDGMATVREAMRKMRDNNVTCLVVKKRHPNDAWGLIAVLDLAKGVIATNRNPDQTHVYEVMAKPIITVRPELDIRYVAGLFSNHRLRRAPVEDGNGDLIGMISLSDLVFKGADIL; from the coding sequence ATGTCGGAACAACGACAAATCATGACTGCCAAAGACTTGATGAAAGCTGGAGTCGTCACCATCGACGGCATGGCTACCGTACGGGAAGCCATGCGCAAAATGCGGGATAATAATGTCACCTGCCTGGTGGTCAAAAAACGCCACCCCAACGATGCCTGGGGGCTCATCGCCGTTTTGGATCTGGCCAAAGGGGTGATTGCCACCAACCGCAACCCCGACCAAACCCACGTCTATGAAGTGATGGCCAAACCCATCATCACCGTGCGCCCGGAGCTGGACATTCGCTATGTCGCGGGACTCTTCAGCAACCACCGCCTCAGACGAGCGCCGGTGGAAGATGGCAACGGTGATCTGATAGGGATGATTTCCCTCTCCGATCTGGTCTTCAAGGGTGCGGATATTCTCTAA
- a CDS encoding P-II family nitrogen regulator, which produces MRFKLVVATARTDLTNIIVDAAKEKGATGATIIPARGTGVNEARTFFGLSLEIQRDVMLFLVEEHLTRPVVDAIQEAGEFTKPGTGIAFVLDVEQVIGLESQIPRFQKEVSQHYY; this is translated from the coding sequence ATGCGTTTCAAACTGGTGGTGGCTACAGCCCGAACCGATCTGACCAACATTATCGTCGATGCCGCCAAGGAAAAAGGGGCCACCGGCGCCACCATCATTCCGGCCCGGGGTACTGGCGTCAACGAGGCCAGAACCTTCTTCGGCCTCTCCCTGGAGATCCAGCGGGATGTGATGCTCTTTCTGGTGGAGGAGCACCTGACCAGGCCGGTGGTGGATGCCATTCAGGAGGCGGGTGAGTTTACCAAACCCGGCACCGGCATCGCCTTTGTCCTGGATGTGGAACAGGTAATCGGCCTGGAAAGCCAGATCCCCCGCTTCCAAAAAGAGGTCAGCCAACACTACTATTGA
- a CDS encoding DUF1538 domain-containing protein — protein sequence MSLLWQLLTTLWTTITDVVPILALLVGFQVLVLKRTIPDWRRQVVGFIYVLLGLAFFLVGLERALFPIGQIMAAQLTDPLWVFGTAQAPAVISWLDYGWVYLFAALIGFSTTIAEPSLLAVALKANEVSRGAIHPTGLRVAVALGVAIGIALGAFRIVSGLSLVYFIVTGYVVVLLQTFFTPPMIVPLAFDSGGVTTSTVTVPLVAALGLGLASTIPGRNPILDGFGLIAFASLFPIMSVMGYAQLVQWRAKRARLSTSKE from the coding sequence ATGTCCCTTCTCTGGCAGCTGTTAACCACCCTCTGGACCACCATCACCGATGTGGTGCCGATCCTGGCGCTGCTGGTGGGATTTCAAGTATTGGTCCTCAAGCGCACCATTCCCGATTGGCGACGGCAGGTGGTGGGATTTATTTATGTTCTATTGGGATTGGCCTTTTTTCTGGTGGGGTTGGAGCGCGCCCTCTTTCCCATCGGGCAGATCATGGCGGCTCAATTGACCGATCCTCTGTGGGTTTTCGGCACCGCCCAAGCCCCGGCCGTGATCTCCTGGCTCGATTATGGCTGGGTCTATCTCTTTGCCGCACTCATCGGTTTTTCCACCACCATCGCCGAGCCCTCGCTGTTGGCGGTAGCGTTAAAAGCCAACGAAGTCTCCCGAGGGGCGATTCATCCCACGGGACTGCGGGTAGCGGTGGCCCTGGGGGTGGCCATTGGTATCGCCTTGGGCGCTTTTCGCATCGTCAGCGGCCTGTCGCTGGTCTATTTTATCGTCACAGGATATGTCGTGGTGCTGCTCCAAACCTTTTTCACCCCCCCCATGATCGTGCCCCTGGCCTTTGACTCCGGCGGTGTGACCACTTCAACGGTGACCGTCCCCCTGGTTGCCGCTTTGGGGCTGGGACTTGCCAGCACCATACCGGGCCGAAATCCCATTTTGGATGGTTTTGGGCTCATTGCCTTTGCTAGCCTGTTTCCAATCATGTCGGTTATGGGTTACGCTCAACTGGTTCAGTGGCGGGCCAAGCGCGCCCGACTCTCAACAAGCAAGGAGTGA
- a CDS encoding DUF1538 domain-containing protein, whose amino-acid sequence MSFEHLRAPFNWLTAAGRDLVPIIVVIAFFQLVVLQKPFPDLGEVLVGAFMVLLGLAFFVRGLEMGLFPLGESLAHTLSRKGSAFLLLTFAFALGFSTTVAEPALIAVADEAAQVAATAGAIAGDLEARESYAWGLRLAVALSVGTAITLGVLRIVLGWPLRNLIIGGYLVVVIMTILAPVEIIGIAYDSGGVTTSTVTVPLVTALGVGLASDIRGRDPMVDGFGLIALASLLPMIFVMGYGILIFGKG is encoded by the coding sequence ATCTCATTCGAACATCTCAGAGCACCCTTCAACTGGCTGACCGCAGCCGGGCGGGATCTGGTGCCCATCATTGTGGTGATCGCCTTTTTTCAGCTGGTGGTCCTGCAAAAACCCTTTCCCGATCTGGGGGAGGTGTTGGTGGGGGCTTTCATGGTGCTGTTGGGGCTGGCCTTTTTTGTTCGGGGGCTGGAGATGGGTCTTTTTCCCCTGGGGGAATCCCTGGCCCACACCCTCTCCCGCAAGGGAAGCGCCTTTTTACTCCTCACCTTTGCCTTTGCCTTGGGTTTTTCCACCACTGTGGCCGAGCCCGCCCTGATTGCTGTGGCCGACGAAGCCGCCCAGGTAGCCGCCACCGCCGGGGCCATTGCCGGGGATCTGGAAGCCCGGGAGTCCTATGCCTGGGGCTTGCGGCTGGCGGTGGCACTCTCAGTGGGAACGGCCATCACCCTGGGGGTGTTGCGCATCGTCCTGGGCTGGCCTCTGCGCAACCTGATCATCGGTGGCTATCTGGTGGTGGTGATCATGACCATTCTGGCCCCGGTGGAAATTATCGGCATCGCCTATGACTCCGGAGGTGTCACCACCTCCACCGTTACCGTCCCCCTGGTGACCGCTTTGGGCGTTGGACTTGCCAGCGATATCCGGGGACGGGATCCCATGGTGGATGGTTTTGGACTGATCGCCCTGGCCTCCCTGCTTCCCATGATCTTCGTCATGGGATATGGCATCCTCATTTTCGGTAAGGGGTGA
- a CDS encoding TIGR04211 family SH3 domain-containing protein — protein MMIKPSTLSQKTAFGWLAVILILTLWLPQKLLAETDTTPQSEPEKIIRYVTDQFRITMRKGPEATFRVVKVIPTGTRLELLEKGSNGWDLVRTRRGLEGWVLRRFLIDAPPARERMEEAEKLREEALIERDRLQEELASLKTRLQSQEALEAELNQITSASNEALTLREDYADLNQRFKNITAELKQVTLEKENLEGRSDTLFLLAGAGVLILGFIGGAMQGRRRRTYDTL, from the coding sequence GTGATGATCAAACCGAGCACACTTTCCCAAAAAACGGCCTTTGGCTGGCTGGCCGTTATTCTGATTTTGACCTTGTGGCTACCCCAAAAGCTCCTGGCCGAAACCGACACAACGCCCCAGAGTGAACCTGAAAAAATCATCCGCTATGTCACCGATCAGTTCCGAATCACCATGCGCAAAGGTCCGGAAGCCACCTTTCGGGTGGTCAAGGTGATTCCCACAGGCACCCGACTGGAACTGCTGGAAAAGGGCAGCAACGGCTGGGATCTGGTGCGCACACGCAGAGGCCTGGAAGGCTGGGTGCTTCGGCGCTTTTTGATCGATGCCCCCCCGGCCCGGGAACGGATGGAAGAGGCGGAAAAGCTCCGTGAAGAGGCCTTGATAGAGCGGGATCGTCTGCAAGAAGAACTGGCTTCCCTTAAGACCCGATTGCAATCCCAGGAGGCCCTGGAAGCGGAACTCAACCAGATCACCTCCGCCTCCAACGAAGCCCTCACCCTGCGGGAGGATTATGCGGATCTCAACCAACGCTTCAAAAATATCACCGCTGAGCTGAAACAGGTCACGTTGGAAAAGGAAAACCTGGAAGGGCGTTCCGACACCCTGTTTCTGCTGGCGGGGGCTGGGGTTTTGATCCTCGGTTTCATTGGTGGCGCCATGCAGGGCCGCAGACGTCGCACCTACGATACCCTTTGA
- the argB gene encoding acetylglutamate kinase: MTMEGQIAKADILIEALPYMRRFDGRTFVIKYGGHAMVNEELKNAFAQDIILMRQVGINPVVVHGGGPQIGSFLKKMGLVSHFVDGHRVTDEETINVVEMVLAGKVNKDIVNLINLNGGRAAGLSGKDGHTITAKKLTHVRRGPDTEVPEIIDLGWVGTVERIETNLLELFKRSDIIPVVAPVGVGSSGETYNINADTVAGHLAVALKAEKLVLLTDVRGIQDEKGRLKSRLTSDKADTLINDKTITGGMIPKVKTCQHALKKGVPSAHIIDGRIKHALLLEIFTDKGIGTVLT, from the coding sequence ATGACCATGGAAGGACAAATCGCCAAGGCCGATATTCTCATTGAGGCCTTGCCTTACATGCGCCGGTTTGATGGCCGGACCTTTGTGATCAAATATGGCGGTCACGCCATGGTCAACGAAGAGCTTAAAAATGCCTTTGCCCAGGATATTATCCTCATGCGCCAGGTGGGCATCAACCCGGTGGTAGTGCATGGTGGCGGACCCCAGATCGGTTCATTTTTAAAAAAAATGGGGCTTGTGTCCCATTTTGTCGATGGTCACCGGGTGACCGATGAAGAGACCATCAATGTGGTGGAAATGGTGCTCGCGGGCAAGGTCAACAAGGATATCGTCAATCTGATCAACTTGAATGGTGGTCGTGCAGCCGGGCTTTCCGGCAAGGATGGCCACACCATTACAGCCAAAAAACTCACCCATGTGCGCCGGGGGCCTGACACGGAAGTGCCGGAAATCATCGATCTGGGCTGGGTGGGCACGGTGGAGCGGATTGAAACCAATCTGCTGGAATTGTTCAAGCGTTCCGACATCATCCCGGTGGTGGCTCCGGTGGGGGTGGGGAGCAGTGGTGAGACCTATAACATCAATGCCGATACAGTGGCCGGTCATCTGGCGGTGGCGCTGAAGGCGGAAAAACTGGTGCTGCTGACTGATGTTCGTGGCATCCAGGATGAAAAGGGCCGCCTGAAGAGCCGCCTGACCTCAGACAAAGCGGATACGCTGATCAATGACAAAACCATCACGGGGGGGATGATCCCCAAGGTAAAAACCTGTCAGCACGCCCTGAAAAAGGGGGTGCCATCGGCCCACATCATCGATGGTCGGATCAAGCATGCGCTATTGTTGGAAATCTTCACCGATAAGGGCATCGGGACAGTTTTGACTTGA
- a CDS encoding NAD-binding protein has product MTDYRRRNKVKRLAYHLLEDPDSGARHYFNAGMMLVVLCSVVAMVLEAEPGITQAEQGLFDYLEDIFIAIFMTEYILRYWVCSDFRGDYIAAQTRIIRRLHDPHPLYVKWLAFREAMIPKLKWMAEPLSVVDLLAILPIFRMFRLLRILRILRLLKLFRYSRRLSFFSDILQERSYELMSLFTVAAVTWGMVAVAFYVAERGVNEKISTIWEAVYWAIITITTVGYGDITPATPTGQVIAVLGTLFGMWVIVFMTSIIVSALTERIFNLTEHRMERQIERFKDHIIVCGLDMLGRSVCRTLKDAGIQFVAVDINHELVDDAQREDWIAIHGDVTEEEVWSRLGIKRARSVISSLVDEAANVYIILMVREAQPDCFIVTCGGSSDSERRLKRVGADRVISPFQIGGAQMANTALRPTAIQFFDMAFKRDHVELDMEEVAIAKGSTYEGKPLKSVYARPEFNEVIIVGYMPTGPGSDILFNPKADTQLNAGDILVCLGHVDDLVRFRQALEER; this is encoded by the coding sequence ATGACGGACTACCGACGCCGCAACAAAGTCAAGAGACTAGCTTACCATCTTTTGGAAGATCCCGATAGCGGAGCCCGCCACTACTTCAATGCCGGCATGATGCTGGTGGTGCTCTGCTCGGTGGTGGCCATGGTTCTGGAGGCGGAACCCGGCATCACCCAGGCGGAACAGGGTCTCTTCGATTATCTGGAAGATATCTTCATCGCCATCTTCATGACCGAATATATCCTGCGCTATTGGGTCTGCTCCGACTTCCGAGGGGACTATATCGCCGCCCAGACCCGGATCATTCGGCGCTTGCACGACCCCCATCCCCTCTATGTCAAGTGGCTCGCCTTTCGTGAGGCGATGATCCCCAAACTCAAATGGATGGCCGAACCCCTTTCGGTGGTGGATCTGTTGGCCATCCTACCGATCTTCCGCATGTTCCGACTCCTCAGGATCCTGCGAATCCTTCGGCTGCTCAAGCTCTTTCGCTACTCTCGCAGGCTCTCCTTTTTTAGCGACATTCTCCAGGAGCGCTCCTATGAATTAATGAGCCTTTTCACCGTCGCTGCAGTAACCTGGGGCATGGTGGCGGTGGCCTTTTATGTCGCCGAGCGGGGGGTCAACGAAAAAATCTCCACCATCTGGGAGGCGGTCTACTGGGCCATCATCACCATCACCACCGTGGGCTATGGCGATATCACCCCGGCCACCCCCACCGGGCAAGTGATCGCAGTACTGGGCACCCTGTTTGGAATGTGGGTCATCGTCTTCATGACCTCCATTATCGTTTCGGCCCTGACCGAACGCATCTTCAACTTGACGGAGCATCGCATGGAACGCCAGATAGAACGATTCAAGGACCACATCATCGTCTGCGGTCTGGACATGCTGGGCCGTTCGGTGTGCCGCACTCTGAAGGACGCAGGCATCCAATTTGTGGCGGTGGATATCAATCACGAACTGGTGGACGATGCCCAGCGGGAAGATTGGATCGCCATCCACGGGGATGTCACGGAAGAGGAGGTGTGGAGCCGGTTGGGGATCAAACGGGCCCGCAGCGTCATCAGCTCCCTGGTGGATGAGGCCGCCAACGTCTATATCATCCTCATGGTGCGGGAAGCCCAGCCCGACTGCTTTATCGTCACCTGTGGGGGGAGCAGCGATTCGGAACGCCGACTCAAGCGGGTGGGAGCGGACCGGGTCATCTCCCCCTTCCAGATCGGCGGCGCCCAGATGGCCAACACCGCTCTGCGTCCCACCGCCATTCAGTTTTTCGACATGGCCTTCAAACGGGATCATGTGGAGCTGGACATGGAAGAGGTCGCCATCGCCAAGGGCTCTACCTATGAGGGCAAACCTCTTAAAAGTGTCTATGCACGCCCAGAGTTTAACGAGGTCATCATCGTCGGCTACATGCCCACCGGTCCCGGCAGTGATATCCTCTTCAATCCCAAAGCCGACACCCAACTCAACGCCGGCGATATCCTGGTCTGCCTGGGACATGTGGACGACCTGGTCCGCTTTCGCCAAGCCTTGGAAGAGCGGTAG